A stretch of Lathyrus oleraceus cultivar Zhongwan6 chromosome 6, CAAS_Psat_ZW6_1.0, whole genome shotgun sequence DNA encodes these proteins:
- the LOC127093304 gene encoding uncharacterized protein LOC127093304 produces the protein MGSEGPSAAVTTVHITGFKKFHGVSENPTETVVNNLVEYVKTKGLPKGLVIGSCSILDTAGQGGLIPLYQTLQSAITAKDAESSSSNKIIWLHFGVNSGATRFAIERQAVNEATFRCPDELGWKPQKVPIVPSDGTVSHIRESTLPVEEITKALANKGYDVMTSDDAGRFVCNYVYYHSLRFAEKNGVKSLFVHMPLFFTINEETQMQFAASLLEVLATIC, from the exons ATGGGATCTGAAGGTCCTTCAGCGGCTGTAACAACAGTTCATATAACAGGTTTCAAGAAATTCCATGGAGTTTCAGAAAATCCAACTGAGACAGTTGTGAATAATTTGGTGGAATATGTGAAAACAAAGGGTTTGCCGAAAGGTTTAGTTATTGGGAGCTGCAGCATTCTTGATACTGCTGGACAAGGAGGTCTTATTCCGCTGTACCAGACATTGCAATCTGCCATTACTGCCAAGGATGCTGAATCTTCAAGTTCCAATAAAATTATCTGG CTGCATTTTGGGGTTAACAGCGGTGCAACAAGGTTCGCTATAGAGCGTCAAGCTGTTAATGAGGCTACCTTTCGTTGCCCTGATGAACTAGGATGGAAGCCACAG AAAGTTCCCATTGTTCCTTCTGATGGCACAGTTTCACATATACGTGAG TCTACCCTTCCTGTGGAGGAGATCACGAAGGCCTTGGCAAATAAAGGTTATGATGTAATGACATCTGATGATGCAGGAAGGTTTGTGTGCAATTATGTTTACTATCATTCCCTTCGTTTCGCGGAGAAGAACGGAGTCAAATCCCTTTTCGTGCACATGCCGCTTTTCTTTACAATAAATGAAGAAACCCAAATGCAATTTGCTGCTTCCTTATTAGAGGTGCTTGCTACAATATGTTAG